One window from the genome of Bacillus tianshenii encodes:
- the menB gene encoding 1,4-dihydroxy-2-naphthoyl-CoA synthase, which produces MAVEWVQERNYEDILYETYNGIAKITINRPEVRNAFRPQTVNELIDAFAYARDDSNIGVIILAGAGDDAFCAGGDQKVRGHGGYVGEDKIPRLNVLDLQRLIRVTPKPVVAMVSGYAIGGGHVLHVVCDLTIAADNAIFGQTGPKVGSFDAGYGAGLLARMVGHKKAREIWYLCRQYTAQEALDMGLINTVVPLEKLEEETVQWCKEMLEKSPTALRFLKASFNADTDGLAGLQQFGGDATLLYYTTDEAKEGRDAFKEKRTPDFKQFPRFP; this is translated from the coding sequence ATGGCAGTTGAATGGGTACAAGAACGTAACTACGAAGATATTTTGTATGAAACGTATAATGGAATCGCGAAGATTACGATTAACCGTCCAGAGGTTCGTAATGCATTCCGTCCGCAAACAGTAAATGAATTAATTGATGCGTTTGCATATGCACGCGATGATTCAAACATCGGTGTTATCATTTTAGCAGGTGCAGGAGATGACGCTTTCTGTGCAGGAGGCGATCAGAAAGTTCGCGGGCACGGAGGATATGTTGGCGAAGATAAAATTCCACGTCTAAATGTATTAGATTTACAACGTTTAATTCGTGTGACACCAAAGCCGGTTGTGGCAATGGTATCAGGCTATGCAATTGGCGGCGGGCATGTTCTTCATGTCGTTTGTGACCTTACAATTGCAGCAGATAATGCAATTTTCGGTCAAACAGGACCGAAAGTTGGAAGCTTTGACGCTGGTTATGGTGCTGGACTTCTTGCTCGTATGGTTGGGCATAAGAAAGCACGTGAAATCTGGTATTTATGCCGTCAATACACTGCGCAGGAAGCATTGGACATGGGCTTAATCAATACAGTAGTTCCGCTTGAAAAGCTTGAAGAAGAAACTGTGCAATGGTGTAAGGAAATGCTTGAAAAGTCACCAACAGCACTTCGTTTCTTAAAGGCTTCTTTCAATGCCGATACAGATGGACTAGCTGGTCTGCAACAATTCGGCGGGGACGCAACATTGCTTTATTATACAACTGATGAAGCAAAAGAAGGGCGCGACGCATTTAAAGAAAAGCGTACACCTGATTTCAAGCAATTCCCACGCTTCCCGTAA
- the menH gene encoding 2-succinyl-6-hydroxy-2,4-cyclohexadiene-1-carboxylate synthase, with the protein MKIRNVNYYVETKGEGEPLVLLHGFTGSTADWFPFVEEFSKASQVVLIDLIGHGKTEKPHDEARYQMEEVVEDLKEIFDQLGLEKVTLLGYSMGGRTALSFASIYPERVHKLILESSSPGLQTEEEREERRERDRMLANKIEQEGMEWFVGKWGNIPLFASQKRLPDAVKEMQTKQRLKNVPRGLANSLRGMGTGEQPSWWNELNTFNFPVFLLTGEEDEKFFTIAKKMKKLIPNAFHQVIDHAGHTIHLEEPKIFAKIVVDALKEHS; encoded by the coding sequence ATGAAAATTCGTAATGTGAACTACTATGTTGAAACGAAAGGGGAAGGCGAACCACTTGTTCTCCTTCACGGTTTCACAGGCTCTACAGCCGATTGGTTCCCTTTCGTAGAAGAGTTTTCAAAAGCATCTCAAGTTGTGTTAATTGATTTAATTGGGCATGGGAAAACAGAAAAGCCGCATGATGAAGCGCGTTACCAAATGGAAGAAGTCGTTGAAGATTTAAAAGAAATTTTTGATCAGCTTGGTTTGGAAAAAGTGACACTGCTTGGCTATTCAATGGGAGGCCGTACTGCTTTATCATTTGCAAGTATTTATCCAGAGCGTGTGCACAAGCTTATTCTTGAAAGCAGCTCTCCAGGGCTACAAACAGAAGAAGAGCGTGAAGAACGACGTGAACGAGATCGGATGCTTGCTAATAAAATTGAGCAAGAAGGAATGGAATGGTTTGTGGGGAAATGGGGTAACATTCCATTATTCGCCTCTCAAAAACGTTTACCTGATGCAGTGAAGGAAATGCAAACGAAACAAAGGCTAAAAAATGTCCCACGCGGTTTAGCGAACAGCTTGCGAGGAATGGGAACAGGTGAACAGCCTTCATGGTGGAATGAGTTAAATACATTCAATTTTCCTGTTTTTTTGTTAACAGGCGAGGAGGATGAAAAATTTTTTACAATTGCAAAAAAGATGAAAAAGCTTATTCCAAACGCATTTCATCAAGTAATTGATCATGCAGGCCATACAATTCATCTGGAAGAACCAAAAATCTTTGCTAAAATAGTAGTAGATGCTTTGAAAGAGCATTCATAA
- the menD gene encoding 2-succinyl-5-enolpyruvyl-6-hydroxy-3-cyclohexene-1-carboxylic-acid synthase, producing the protein MSLNEPLSSYVFAFIDELVRTGVTSLVISPGSRSTPIAMAAAQHPRMETWVNIDERSAAFFALGMAKASKKPTAIVCTSGTAAANYMPAVVEAKQSRVPLIVLTADRPHELRDIGAPQAINQIDLFGSYVKWFSEMALPDNSSQIIRYVRTVAGRAAAVSNAEPAGPVHLNFPLREPLIPTLEQEMLTYTAREEQQPYVQVNTGKKTLSQPELEHYISYFEHVEKGLIVCGPQQDEHLPRAVVELAEALGWPILADPLSQLRGGSHSKELVIETYDAFLRDEEITTKLVPEVVIRFGAMPVSKAYMLFLKKYPHIRQMVVDNDSGWREPTLLASHMIYADPVSFCEQIIEVIDERPARFEWLNRWVKANDMAKGVINGFIYEEGFFEGHVVKYLMNALPQQASVFVGNSMPVRDLDTFLLNHSKDIETFANRGANGIDGVVSSALGVSTVKSPLVLLIGDLSFYHDLNGLLAAKMYQLNATIIVVNNDGGGIFSFLPQSKQAEHFESLFGTPHGLEFEYAVKMYGGKYTKATAWEHFNEALAESIEASGLHVIEVPTNRVDNEQLHRQLWKDVQQHISEALRHENS; encoded by the coding sequence ATGTCCCTGAATGAGCCTTTAAGTTCTTATGTATTTGCCTTTATTGATGAATTAGTTCGAACAGGAGTGACCAGTCTCGTAATAAGTCCAGGCTCTCGCTCCACTCCGATCGCCATGGCCGCAGCTCAACACCCAAGAATGGAAACTTGGGTGAATATTGATGAGCGTTCTGCGGCTTTTTTTGCGTTAGGGATGGCAAAGGCAAGTAAGAAACCAACAGCAATTGTTTGTACTTCTGGTACAGCTGCTGCAAATTATATGCCAGCTGTTGTCGAAGCGAAGCAATCACGTGTACCGTTAATCGTTTTAACTGCAGACCGTCCCCATGAGCTTCGTGATATCGGAGCTCCTCAAGCGATTAATCAAATCGACTTATTCGGAAGTTATGTGAAATGGTTTTCGGAAATGGCTTTACCAGATAATTCCTCGCAGATTATCCGCTATGTTCGTACAGTAGCAGGACGGGCCGCAGCCGTATCGAATGCTGAACCAGCTGGACCTGTACATTTGAATTTTCCATTGCGTGAACCATTAATTCCGACACTTGAGCAAGAGATGCTTACATATACTGCAAGAGAGGAACAACAGCCTTACGTTCAGGTTAATACAGGGAAGAAAACATTGAGTCAACCTGAATTAGAGCATTATATCTCATATTTTGAACATGTTGAGAAAGGCTTGATTGTTTGTGGACCACAACAGGATGAACATTTGCCTCGAGCAGTTGTTGAGTTAGCTGAGGCACTTGGCTGGCCAATTCTAGCTGACCCATTATCACAGCTTCGTGGAGGAAGTCATTCGAAAGAGCTTGTAATTGAAACATATGATGCGTTTCTTCGAGATGAAGAAATTACGACAAAGCTTGTTCCGGAAGTGGTTATCCGCTTCGGAGCGATGCCTGTTTCAAAGGCTTACATGCTGTTTTTGAAGAAGTACCCACACATCCGCCAAATGGTTGTTGATAATGATAGTGGCTGGCGTGAACCGACATTGCTGGCCTCTCATATGATCTATGCTGACCCAGTTTCTTTTTGTGAGCAAATAATTGAAGTCATTGATGAGCGACCAGCTCGATTTGAATGGTTAAATCGTTGGGTTAAAGCGAATGACATGGCTAAAGGTGTAATCAATGGTTTTATTTATGAAGAGGGATTCTTTGAAGGACATGTTGTGAAGTATTTAATGAACGCTTTACCGCAACAAGCATCTGTTTTTGTTGGAAACAGTATGCCTGTACGCGATTTAGATACATTTTTATTGAACCATTCAAAGGATATTGAAACTTTTGCAAATCGAGGTGCAAATGGAATTGATGGCGTCGTCTCCAGTGCTCTTGGTGTAAGCACTGTGAAATCACCGCTTGTGCTGTTAATTGGTGACTTATCTTTTTATCATGATTTGAATGGTTTGCTTGCAGCAAAAATGTATCAGTTGAATGCAACAATTATTGTGGTGAATAATGATGGAGGGGGAATTTTTTCTTTTCTTCCTCAATCAAAACAGGCTGAGCACTTTGAATCATTGTTTGGCACCCCACATGGCTTAGAGTTCGAGTATGCGGTTAAGATGTATGGCGGAAAATATACCAAAGCTACAGCTTGGGAGCATTTTAATGAAGCTTTAGCAGAAAGTATTGAAGCTAGTGGTCTCCACGTTATTGAAGTCCCGACAAACCGCGTTGACAATGAACAGCTTCATCGCCAGCTTTGGAAGGACGTTCAACAGCATATAAGTGAGGCGTTGCGTCATGAAAATTCGTAA
- a CDS encoding isochorismate synthase has protein sequence MVAIQQELVTEQLALGVQKAKEQSRDILVSMVKKLDDCSPLAVFAAARALNIKERIYWAEPNSVLQMAAIGAVKTVEAVTEDRYTEVAYKWQEIVKHAVIAPDNGPQGTGPMLLGGFAFDENKNTNPMLWKQFSNTKFVLPQFIVSRTQEQTWLTVNVVVNEEDNIDGKADELVKLENEMFSAIHSVSSAGQNKFTFVEEKAKEEWLEAVDDLAREIRDRLYEKVVLARELRIGMDKALLAEQVLKRLKHEQPTSYIFAFQFEDDCFLGASPERLVRRENEEFLSTCLAGSIERGATAQEDQQLGQVLLDDRKNLHEHQIVVDMIRSAMELCCNEVDIPEKPVLYKARDIQHLYTPVVGRAKGNVSLLSVVGHLHPTPALGGYPRKVALEKIREHEALERGWYAAPIGWIDYQGNGEFAVAIRSGLLQGKEVSLFAGCGIVGDSTPESEYNETNVKFRPMLSAIGGRINVPE, from the coding sequence ATGGTTGCAATTCAACAGGAACTTGTAACAGAGCAACTAGCTCTTGGGGTGCAAAAAGCGAAAGAACAATCGAGAGATATCCTCGTAAGTATGGTGAAGAAGCTTGACGATTGTTCTCCACTCGCTGTTTTTGCAGCTGCTAGAGCGTTAAATATAAAAGAACGAATATATTGGGCAGAACCTAACAGTGTCTTGCAAATGGCTGCTATTGGCGCGGTAAAAACGGTGGAAGCGGTTACAGAAGACCGTTATACAGAAGTAGCCTATAAATGGCAAGAAATTGTGAAGCATGCGGTGATTGCTCCTGACAACGGACCACAAGGAACAGGCCCGATGCTTTTAGGTGGATTTGCGTTTGATGAAAACAAAAATACAAATCCAATGCTATGGAAGCAATTTTCTAATACGAAGTTTGTGCTTCCCCAATTTATTGTTTCTCGAACGCAAGAACAAACATGGTTAACGGTGAATGTAGTGGTTAATGAAGAGGATAATATAGATGGAAAAGCAGATGAACTTGTAAAGCTGGAAAATGAAATGTTTTCAGCCATTCATTCTGTTTCTTCAGCTGGACAAAATAAGTTTACTTTTGTTGAAGAAAAGGCGAAGGAAGAGTGGTTAGAGGCAGTAGATGACCTTGCCCGAGAGATTCGTGATCGATTATATGAAAAAGTTGTACTCGCTCGTGAGTTACGAATTGGCATGGATAAAGCATTGCTCGCAGAACAGGTGCTAAAACGATTAAAACATGAACAGCCTACTAGCTACATTTTCGCTTTTCAATTTGAAGATGACTGTTTCTTAGGAGCGTCTCCTGAACGACTAGTCAGACGAGAAAATGAAGAGTTTCTTTCAACATGTCTTGCTGGTTCAATTGAGCGCGGTGCTACAGCTCAAGAGGACCAACAATTAGGGCAAGTGTTGTTAGATGACCGAAAAAACCTTCACGAGCATCAGATCGTTGTGGATATGATTCGTTCTGCAATGGAACTGTGCTGTAATGAAGTCGATATTCCGGAAAAGCCTGTTTTATATAAAGCTCGAGATATTCAACACTTATATACACCTGTAGTGGGTAGGGCAAAAGGGAATGTTTCTTTATTGTCAGTAGTTGGACATTTACATCCAACGCCAGCCCTTGGAGGGTACCCACGCAAGGTAGCACTTGAGAAGATTCGTGAGCATGAGGCACTTGAAAGAGGATGGTATGCAGCTCCTATTGGTTGGATCGATTATCAAGGGAACGGTGAGTTTGCTGTTGCGATCCGCTCTGGTCTGTTGCAAGGAAAAGAAGTGTCTTTATTTGCTGGGTGCGGTATTGTTGGAGACTCAACTCCTGAAAGTGAATATAACGAAACAAACGTAAAATTCCGTCCCATGCTTTCGGCGATAGGAGGAAGAATAAATGTCCCTGAATGA
- a CDS encoding 1,4-dihydroxy-2-naphthoate polyprenyltransferase: MQQHIEKSHEAVISTPPKKSWRTWWRLLRPHTLTAAFVPVSIGTVLALKDGEFHLLLFAAMMFASILIQAATNMFNEYYDFKRGLDNEKSVGIGGAIVREGVSPKTVLNLAFTFFGIATLLGIYICINSSWWVAAIGTICMIAGYLYTGGPHPIAYTPFGEIVAGLFMGLTIILLSYFIQTGTVTTASILVSVPISILVGAILLANNIRDLDGDKENGRKTLAILLGHNKAVLFLTGMFVVSYLWMVSLVVAGMFSAWSLIVFISVPKAIQAAKGFKGKTLPVQMMPAMQATAQTNTHFGFLLALGLLISYIL; encoded by the coding sequence ATGCAACAACATATTGAAAAGAGTCATGAAGCGGTTATCTCTACGCCTCCGAAGAAAAGCTGGAGAACATGGTGGCGTTTATTACGACCGCATACATTAACAGCAGCATTTGTACCTGTATCAATTGGAACAGTACTTGCTTTAAAGGATGGGGAATTTCATTTATTGCTTTTTGCTGCAATGATGTTTGCGAGTATTCTTATTCAAGCAGCCACAAATATGTTTAATGAATACTACGACTTCAAGCGTGGACTTGATAATGAAAAATCGGTTGGAATTGGTGGGGCAATTGTCCGAGAAGGTGTTTCACCGAAAACCGTATTAAATCTTGCTTTTACGTTCTTTGGCATCGCAACCTTACTTGGTATTTATATATGTATCAACAGCTCTTGGTGGGTAGCTGCAATTGGAACAATTTGTATGATTGCAGGCTACTTATATACAGGCGGACCGCATCCGATCGCCTATACGCCATTTGGAGAAATTGTTGCAGGGTTATTTATGGGCCTTACGATTATTCTGCTGTCTTATTTCATCCAAACCGGCACTGTTACAACAGCAAGCATTCTTGTGTCTGTACCAATTTCCATTCTTGTGGGTGCGATTTTACTTGCGAACAACATTCGCGACCTTGATGGTGATAAAGAGAATGGACGAAAAACATTAGCGATCCTTCTCGGTCACAATAAAGCCGTATTGTTTTTAACAGGTATGTTTGTTGTTTCATATTTATGGATGGTCTCACTTGTCGTTGCAGGCATGTTCTCTGCTTGGTCGTTAATTGTTTTTATTAGTGTTCCAAAAGCAATCCAAGCTGCTAAAGGATTTAAAGGAAAGACATTACCAGTTCAAATGATGCCAGCAATGCAAGCAACAGCTCAAACAAATACACATTTCGGTTTCTTATTAGCATTGGGACTATTAATTAGCTACATTCTTTAA
- a CDS encoding hotdog fold thioesterase translates to MNEKTNYSNTIMEVLGIENVEITKDKLVLSMPVGPKTHQPMGLLHGGASVVLAETAASIGTWINIDSEKYAPVGLEINANHIRGKKSGTVYATATPLHKGRKTFVWDIQITDEQEKLICISRCTVAVIEKQ, encoded by the coding sequence ATGAATGAAAAAACAAACTACAGTAACACGATTATGGAAGTACTTGGGATTGAAAATGTAGAAATAACGAAAGATAAACTTGTCTTATCAATGCCAGTCGGTCCAAAAACACACCAGCCAATGGGACTTCTTCATGGTGGCGCATCTGTTGTACTTGCTGAAACAGCCGCAAGTATCGGCACATGGATTAACATCGATTCTGAAAAGTACGCACCTGTCGGGTTAGAAATAAACGCCAACCATATTCGCGGTAAAAAAAGCGGCACCGTCTACGCTACCGCAACCCCACTTCACAAAGGCCGCAAAACATTTGTATGGGATATTCAAATTACCGATGAACAAGAAAAATTAATATGTATCTCCCGCTGCACAGTGGCAGTAATTGAAAAACAATAA
- a CDS encoding TraR/DksA C4-type zinc finger protein — protein sequence MLSAEQLKYLQNILLTRLDEINEQLDEGEHFGNEWAHAQQSVGELSNYDNHSGDTGTELYEREKDIALNEHIEQERNEIHHALHSIHEGTYGKCEVCQKPIPYERLEVLPTARCCIKHTKERALSKDRPIEEEVLVDPLHAFDVSEEANYFDGEDAFQAVQRYGTSDTPSDFFDNTITNYNDLTIEDDEGTEGVEAFENFIGTDIEGRNLTVYPTELHEKYESQLDEDDVRFLEEMGLDFGDFDVLSDKEQ from the coding sequence ATGCTAAGTGCAGAACAATTAAAGTACCTGCAAAACATTTTACTCACAAGACTTGACGAAATAAATGAACAATTAGATGAGGGTGAGCATTTCGGGAATGAGTGGGCGCATGCCCAGCAATCTGTAGGTGAACTCTCCAATTATGATAACCATTCAGGGGATACAGGCACTGAATTATATGAAAGAGAAAAGGATATCGCCTTAAATGAACACATTGAACAAGAGCGAAATGAAATCCATCATGCTCTTCACTCTATTCATGAAGGAACTTACGGGAAATGTGAGGTCTGTCAAAAACCAATTCCATATGAACGATTAGAGGTTCTTCCAACAGCACGATGCTGCATCAAACACACAAAGGAAAGGGCGCTCTCTAAAGATCGACCAATTGAAGAAGAAGTACTGGTTGACCCGCTTCATGCCTTCGATGTTAGTGAAGAGGCAAACTACTTTGATGGGGAAGATGCTTTCCAAGCTGTCCAGCGTTATGGAACCTCTGACACGCCGTCTGATTTCTTCGATAACACCATAACAAATTACAATGACTTAACAATTGAAGATGATGAAGGAACAGAAGGTGTGGAGGCTTTCGAAAATTTCATTGGTACAGATATTGAAGGACGAAACCTCACTGTATATCCAACTGAACTGCATGAAAAGTATGAAAGCCAACTTGATGAAGATGATGTACGTTTTCTGGAAGAGATGGGTTTAGATTTCGGAGACTTTGATGTTTTAAGTGATAAGGAACAATAA
- a CDS encoding glycogen/starch/alpha-glucan phosphorylase, with amino-acid sequence MFSNKEAFKRRFLDKFERVYGKSFDDSTPQEQYATLGMLVREYASQDWIQTNERYRAEGQKQVYYFSIEFLLGRLLGSNLMNLGVREVCEAGLRDLGIELDELEEQEVDAGLGNGGLGRLAACFLDSLASLSLPGHGCGIRYKHGLFDQKIVNGYQVELPEQWLRNGNVWEVRKAGLAVEVKFGGRVDVSSSNGRMAFHHVDAETVTAVPHDMPVIGYENKTVNTLRLWSAEPSPYRPDREVMKYKRETEAISEFLYPDDTNLEGKILRLKQQYFLVSAGLQSILKSYLKSNDVRDFHKNVAIHVNDTHPVLAIPELMRLLMDEQGLGWEEAWHITTNTISYTNHTTLSEALEKWPVDIFSKLLPRVYMIVDEINERFCRELWEHYPNDWSRIEEMAIIAHDMVKMAHLAIVGSHSINGVARIHTEILKKREMRLFYEYYPSKFNNKTNGITHRRWLLKANPKLADLINERIGEEWVQEPKQLQQLLRYANDKPFQDSIYEVKQANKRQLAERIKEETGIIVDEHSIFDVQVKRLHAYKRQLLNILHIMNLYNQMKADPNYRITPRTFIFGAKASPGYYYAKKIIKLINTLAEKVNHDPQTRDYLKVVFLENYRVSLAEDIIPATDVSEQISTASKEASGTGNMKFMMNGAITLGTMDGANIEIHELVGDDNMFTFGLSADEVLAYQQRGGYNSFEYYHHDKRIHTVLEQLVNGSLPATSSEFEQIYDSLLVQNDEFFVLRDFASYARAQMAVGNAYENRREWLKKAIVNIAKSGVFSSDRTIQQYADEIWDIHSHVRETN; translated from the coding sequence ATGTTTTCGAATAAAGAAGCATTTAAAAGGCGTTTTTTGGATAAGTTCGAGCGTGTTTATGGGAAGAGCTTTGATGATTCGACTCCTCAAGAACAATATGCAACATTAGGAATGCTTGTGCGAGAATATGCCAGCCAAGATTGGATTCAAACAAATGAACGTTACCGAGCTGAAGGGCAAAAGCAGGTTTACTATTTTTCGATTGAGTTTTTGCTTGGTCGATTACTTGGTAGTAACCTTATGAACCTTGGTGTTAGAGAGGTTTGTGAAGCAGGATTACGTGACTTAGGTATTGAACTAGACGAGCTTGAAGAGCAAGAAGTAGATGCAGGGCTTGGAAATGGCGGGTTAGGCCGTCTTGCTGCTTGTTTTCTTGATTCATTAGCGTCACTATCCCTCCCTGGACACGGCTGTGGAATTCGTTATAAGCATGGATTATTCGATCAAAAAATTGTGAATGGCTATCAAGTAGAACTTCCTGAACAGTGGCTTCGAAACGGGAATGTATGGGAAGTGCGTAAGGCAGGTCTTGCAGTAGAAGTAAAGTTTGGTGGAAGGGTAGACGTATCCTCATCAAACGGCAGAATGGCATTTCACCATGTGGATGCAGAAACAGTTACAGCCGTGCCGCATGATATGCCTGTTATCGGCTATGAGAATAAAACAGTTAACACTTTGCGTCTTTGGAGTGCAGAGCCTTCACCATACCGCCCTGACCGAGAAGTGATGAAATATAAGCGGGAAACAGAAGCGATTTCAGAATTTTTATACCCTGATGACACGAACTTGGAAGGAAAGATCCTTCGTTTAAAACAACAATATTTCCTTGTTTCAGCTGGATTACAAAGTATTTTAAAGTCTTATTTAAAATCGAATGATGTTCGCGATTTTCATAAAAATGTCGCCATTCATGTGAATGACACTCACCCAGTCTTAGCAATTCCTGAGCTTATGCGCTTATTAATGGATGAACAAGGGCTTGGTTGGGAAGAGGCATGGCATATTACTACGAATACAATTTCCTATACAAATCATACGACGCTTTCTGAAGCTTTGGAAAAGTGGCCAGTGGATATCTTTAGTAAATTATTACCGCGCGTTTATATGATTGTTGACGAAATTAATGAACGGTTCTGTCGTGAATTATGGGAGCACTATCCTAACGATTGGAGCAGAATCGAGGAAATGGCGATAATCGCTCATGATATGGTGAAGATGGCCCATTTAGCTATTGTTGGGAGCCATAGTATCAATGGGGTTGCAAGAATCCATACAGAAATTTTGAAAAAACGAGAAATGCGGCTTTTTTATGAATATTATCCATCTAAATTTAACAATAAGACAAATGGAATTACTCATCGTCGCTGGTTATTAAAAGCAAACCCGAAGCTTGCTGACTTAATAAACGAAAGAATTGGTGAAGAGTGGGTTCAAGAACCGAAACAGCTTCAACAATTATTAAGATATGCAAACGATAAGCCATTTCAAGATAGTATATATGAGGTAAAGCAAGCAAATAAACGACAGTTGGCAGAGCGAATTAAAGAGGAAACCGGTATTATTGTTGATGAACATTCCATCTTTGATGTACAAGTGAAACGTCTTCATGCTTATAAACGGCAATTGTTAAACATCCTTCATATTATGAATTTGTATAATCAAATGAAGGCAGACCCGAATTATCGTATCACGCCAAGAACATTTATTTTTGGAGCTAAGGCATCGCCAGGTTATTATTATGCAAAGAAAATCATTAAATTGATTAACACTCTTGCTGAAAAAGTTAACCATGATCCACAGACAAGAGATTACCTCAAAGTTGTTTTCTTGGAGAATTACCGTGTCTCCCTTGCAGAGGATATAATACCTGCTACAGATGTCAGTGAACAAATTTCAACGGCAAGCAAAGAAGCTTCTGGCACAGGAAATATGAAGTTCATGATGAATGGAGCCATCACACTTGGAACAATGGATGGAGCAAATATTGAAATTCATGAGCTTGTCGGTGATGATAACATGTTTACATTTGGGTTGAGTGCAGATGAGGTCCTTGCATATCAGCAAAGAGGTGGTTATAACTCTTTTGAATATTACCATCATGACAAACGGATCCACACTGTGCTTGAACAGCTTGTAAATGGTTCACTACCGGCAACAAGTAGCGAGTTTGAACAAATTTATGACTCATTGCTTGTTCAAAACGATGAATTCTTTGTGTTGCGAGATTTTGCAAGCTATGCAAGAGCACAAATGGCGGTCGGTAATGCATATGAAAATCGTAGAGAATGGTTAAAAAAGGCAATTGTAAATATTGCAAAGTCAGGTGTGTTCTCAAGCGATCGGACCATTCAACAGTATGCAGATGAAATTTGGGACATTCACTCACATGTACGTGAAACAAACTAA
- the glgA gene encoding glycogen synthase GlgA, producing MNILFVVSECVPFIKSGGLADVAGALPKELKRLGHEVRVILPKYALISSEYTEKMKEVAEFDVQVGWRQQYAGLETLVHDNITYYFIDNEYYFKRPALYGDFDDGERFAYFSKAVLRAIPYLDFEVDIIHSHDWHTAMVNFLLQAQYRGNRLYQDIRTVFTIHNLQFQGVFPKQMLHELLNLDESYFTMEQLEFYGQLNFMKGGIAASDIVTTVSPTYRNEILMPYYGEGLDGFLRAHQYKLYGIVNGIDSELYNPKDHPYLSQPYSSKELENKNLNKLSLQRVSGLPEAENTPVIAIVSRLTQQKGLDLFVRIFHELMQNDVQLVLLGTGEWQFEQFFKQMEREYPEKVKAWVGFSEELAHQIYAGADMFLMPSRFEPCGLGQLIALRYGAIPIVRETGGLNDTITAYNEYTEEGNGFSFKNYNAHDMLFTIERAIHFYHQQEKWAKLVSNAMEQDYSWRKSAQEYDELYTSLKG from the coding sequence GTGAATATATTGTTTGTCGTATCAGAATGTGTACCATTTATTAAGTCAGGGGGGCTGGCAGATGTTGCCGGCGCCCTTCCGAAAGAATTAAAGCGGCTTGGACATGAAGTTCGCGTGATTCTTCCGAAATATGCACTTATTTCCTCTGAGTATACAGAAAAGATGAAAGAGGTAGCGGAGTTTGATGTGCAGGTCGGTTGGCGTCAGCAATATGCTGGACTTGAAACATTGGTACACGACAATATTACGTATTACTTTATTGACAACGAATATTACTTTAAACGTCCTGCTTTATATGGTGATTTCGATGACGGTGAGCGTTTTGCTTACTTTTCGAAAGCTGTTTTAAGAGCAATTCCATACTTGGACTTTGAAGTTGATATTATTCACTCTCATGATTGGCATACTGCCATGGTAAATTTCTTATTGCAAGCCCAATATCGTGGAAATCGTCTGTATCAAGATATTAGGACGGTTTTCACGATTCATAATTTACAGTTTCAAGGTGTTTTTCCGAAGCAGATGCTTCATGAGCTTCTGAATTTGGATGAGTCCTATTTCACAATGGAACAATTAGAATTTTACGGACAGCTGAACTTTATGAAAGGTGGTATTGCTGCTTCTGATATCGTCACAACGGTGAGCCCTACATATCGCAATGAAATTTTGATGCCTTATTATGGGGAGGGTCTTGATGGATTTTTACGAGCTCATCAATATAAATTATACGGTATTGTAAATGGTATAGATTCTGAGCTCTATAATCCTAAAGATCATCCATATCTTTCTCAGCCTTACTCAAGTAAAGAACTTGAAAATAAGAATTTAAATAAGTTGTCATTGCAGCGAGTGTCTGGCTTGCCAGAAGCAGAGAATACACCTGTGATCGCTATCGTTTCTCGGTTAACGCAACAAAAAGGACTCGATCTTTTTGTCCGTATTTTTCATGAGTTAATGCAGAATGATGTTCAGCTTGTTCTTCTAGGTACAGGTGAATGGCAGTTTGAACAGTTCTTTAAACAGATGGAGCGTGAATATCCTGAGAAAGTCAAGGCATGGGTAGGGTTTAGTGAAGAGTTAGCACACCAAATCTATGCGGGAGCAGATATGTTCTTAATGCCTTCAAGGTTTGAGCCGTGTGGTTTGGGGCAGTTGATTGCTCTTCGTTATGGTGCTATTCCGATTGTCCGTGAAACAGGTGGGCTAAACGATACAATCACAGCTTATAATGAATATACCGAAGAAGGAAATGGATTTAGTTTTAAGAATTACAATGCTCATGACATGTTATTTACGATTGAACGCGCGATTCATTTTTATCATCAACAAGAAAAATGGGCTAAGTTAGTGAGTAACGCAATGGAACAGGATTACAGCTGGCGGAAATCGGCACAGGAATATGATGAGTTATACACAAGCCTAAAGGGTTGA